In Zalophus californianus isolate mZalCal1 chromosome 4, mZalCal1.pri.v2, whole genome shotgun sequence, the following proteins share a genomic window:
- the LORICRIN gene encoding loricrin gives MAGPVMLSALLTGFHSSLDEMSHQKKQPTPMPPVGCGKNSGGGGGGGSGGGSGGCGFHSGGGSSGCGGGSGGCGFHSGGGGSGVSVKYSGGGSSSGCGGYSGGGEGSGCGGGSGGCGGDSGGSVKYSGGGGSSGGGGRSGSGCGGGYSGGGGGSDCGGGSSCGSSSCYSGGGGGGGGDSGQQVQCQSYGGVSSGGCGGGGSSGGGGSSGCGGGSSSGSSGCGGGSSGGGSGYFSQQTTPTSCVPQQSYGGGSSGGSCVGGSSGGGGGYFSSCGGGGGGGGGGGCSSGGSGGCFSSGGGGGGGSGCGGGSSGGGGGCFSSGGGGGSPGGGKGVPICHQTQQKQAPTWPSK, from the coding sequence ATGGCTGGTCCAGTGATGCTCTCTGCTCTCCTTACAGGGTTCCATTCCTCCTTAGACGAGATGTCTCACCAGAAAAAGCAGcccacccccatgcccccagTGGGTTGCGGGAAGAACtcgggtggcggcggcggcggcggctctgGCGGCGGCTCCGGCGGCTGTGGCTTCCATAGCGGCGGCGGCAGCTCGGGCTGCGGCGGCGGCTCCGGCGGCTGTGGCTTTCatagcggcggcggcggctcgggAGTGAGCGTCAAGTATTCCGGGGGCGGCAGCAGCTCTGGCTGCGGAGGCTACTCTGGTGGCGGCGAAGGCTCCGGCTGCGGCGGCGGCTCCGGAGGCTGCGGAGGAGATTCCGGTGGGAGTGTCAAGTACTCTGGGGGTGGTGGCAGCTCCGGAGGCGGCGGCCGCAGCGGCTCCGGCTGCGGGGGTGGCTATtccgggggcggcggcggctccgACTGCGGCGGCGGCTCCTCCTGCGGCAGCAGTAGCTGCTACtccggtggcggcggcggcggcggcggcgactcCGGTCAGCAGGTCCAGTGCCAGAGCTACGGAGGCGTCTCTAGCGGGGGCTGCGGGGGTGGTGGCTCCTCCGGGGGCGGCGGCAGCTCCGGCTGCGGTGGCGGCTCCTCTAGTGGAAGCTCCGGCTGCGGCGGGGGCTCCTCCGGCGGCGGCTCCGGCTACTTCTCTCAGCAGACCACCCCGACCTCGTGCGTGCCCCAGCAGAGCTACGGAGGGGGATCCTCCGGAGGCAGTTGCGTCGGCGGCTCctccgggggcggcgggggctaTTTCTCCagctgcggcggcggcggaggcggcggcggcggcggcggctgctcgTCCGGTGGCAGCGGGGGCTGCTTCTCCAGCGGTGGTGGGGGTGGCGGCGGCTCCGGCTGCGGCGGCGGCTCCTCCGGGGGTGGCGGGGGCTGCTTCTCCAGCGGTGGGGGTGGCGGTTCCCCTGGGGGTGGCAAGGGCGTCCCGATCTGCCACCAGACCCAGCAGAAGCAGGCGCCTACCTGGCCAAGCAAATAA